A region of the Microaerobacter geothermalis genome:
TGATCATCGATGGATTCGCAAGTTTCAATATGTACATATTTCCCTACAGCACGCAGATAATCTTTCTCCTTTTTCAACGGTCTTTCGGCACCTGGAGAAGAAACTTCCAAAAAATACGCCTGGGGGATCGGATCCGCCTCATCCAGTTTTTTACTTAACTGTTCACTGACCCGGCCGCAGTCTTCAATATCCACTCCCCCATCTTTATCTATATATATACGAAGAAACCAATTGGCGGCCTCTTTTGTAAATTCGATATCCACCAATTCAAGATTCTG
Encoded here:
- the rimP gene encoding ribosome maturation factor RimP, whose translation is MPQNVTGLVERLVIPILDEQNLELVDIEFTKEAANWFLRIYIDKDGGVDIEDCGRVSEQLSKKLDEADPIPQAYFLEVSSPGAERPLKKEKDYLRAVGKYVHIETCESIDDHKVFEGTLSSYENGELVIKEKNNHWIVPVDKILSARLAIKF